From a region of the Apis mellifera strain DH4 linkage group LG2, Amel_HAv3.1, whole genome shotgun sequence genome:
- the LOC724986 gene encoding protein NRDE2 homolog isoform X2, giving the protein MSLFPAYSEENKSTTSNESNNFLKENDSTSWLYNSSCLEQISSNNFINVSSDSSDETFYLHKEETLYTTTIKKEKLTLDEKKPSIHIKRKKKDKKKNTYEKSEYEKDVKNVYFEDKYKDKGNYAIKTLYSRIRPYYNIKKSSLGFVSHKQLKKYIYERYYVKNIDYIEKNKKKDTIIKRESITNSFQEEEIPSWHIKLEELQKMKTKQYNEKLTNNPNDIQLWFEYVEFQDTLGYFQQYQTTKDIHRAITLKKLAIVEKALEKNLESTILLKLKLSLMGELLPADEFSKQLETFVNKDSGNVTLWQEFIMTTQASVAMCTVPKVLDLYSKCFCILKQKARTNPRIYDERLLQMMYWCLTFLRHTGLWEQMWETMRLNLILNLNLDKDSLSFKKTIDEKKLIGMEEVILMSRLPLNQLWQRTESLRENCHWISVSKNELDLVGDSRRFILPDDVADFVHPILSRNLNFRMAIHTLLLLKVPLLPTRDYMLKTLTLEEFDWSVETSEMLLPFACPMVGEMSGYSQRKELLNGILEGHLTSGPQYLMFHPAQESYLDFIREIFFTIAENLPSLQRTSIYVWWLRFERLLIFLQKDDILKYDNKRKKLKTTLKEFLKKDENRNNLHFYREYALIEKEMGKFDNCVNILEMAIKSQDTCPSLICIPEEKSALLSLYRTFIETLLSLEIYKETHKILILNLMKQIIPETNENQLLQVEKYLENCIQTFLQEDSFENEENTYFLPNYKCDTIVCYAYLLYIQDHDINNITNIFKNCINHYKNQHYIQEILQESQIALLQLHCKQIQNESLLKIKLDDMLNLYSNNFFALSVFACIESELPIWKSNSRITKLQLWKAFAMCLANRKRIRKLQELKDYVSMNAAINKLLYFHQTLAKISTIKNCPLLWRLYMLLLREYNLCEKKGEEVYHESVALCPWARSIYIDAAEVAPQLLTQIQDMIREKELRMHVTPEELDVLRG; this is encoded by the exons atgtcttTATTTCCAGCTTATtccgaagaaaataaatctacAACATCCAAtgaatcaaacaattttttaaaag AAAATGACTCAACCAGTTGGTTATACAATTCCAGTTGTTTAGAACAAATttcatctaataattttattaatgtctcTTCAGATTCTTCAgatgaaactttttatttgcataaagaagaaactttatatactactactataaaaaaagaaaaacttacattggatgaaaaaaaaccatctatacatattaaaagaaaaaaaaaagataaaaaaaagaatacatatgaaaaatcagaatatgagaaagatgtaaaaaatgtatattttgaagataaatataaagataaggGAAATTATGCTATTAAAACACTTTATTCTCGAATTAGaccatattataatattaaaaagagttCTCTTGGTTTTGTTTCTcacaaacaattgaaaaaatatatttatgaaagatattatgtaaaaaatattgactatatagaaaaaaacaagaaaaaagatacCATTATTAAAAGAGAATCTATTACCAATTCATTTCAAGAAGAAGAGATCCCTTCATGGCACAtcaaattagaagaattacaaaaaatgaaaactaaacaatataacgaaaaattaacaaataatccaaatgatattcaattatGGTTTGAATATGTAGAATTTCAG gatACATTAggatattttcaacaatatcaAACAACAAAAGATATTCATAGAgcaataacattaaaaaagttaGCTATTGTTGAAAAAGctctagaaaaaaatttagaatctacaatcttattaaaattaaagttatctCTTATGGGAGAACTTTTACCTGctgatgaattttcaaaacagCTTGAAACCTTTGTTAATAAAGATTCAGGAAATGTTACTTTATGGCAAGAATTTATTATGACTACCCAAGCTTCAGTAGCAATGTGTACAGTACCAAaagttttagatttatattcaaaatgcttttgtattttaaaacaaaaagctAGGACAAATCCTCGAATATATGATGAACGATTATTac AAATGATGTATTGGTGTTTAACATTTTTACGACATACTGGACTTTGGGAACAAATGTGGGAAACAATGCGTTTAAATCTCattctaaatcttaatttagataaagacagtttatctttcaaaaaaacaatagatgaaaaaaaattaa ttgGAATGGAAGAAGTAATATTAATGTCAAGATTaccattaaatcaattatggCAAAGAACAGAGTCATTAAGAGAGAATTGTCATTGGATTAGCGTCagtaaaaatgaattagatCTAGTTGGCGATTctcgaagatttattttaccAGATGATGTTGCAGATTTTGTTCATCCAATActttcaagaaatttaaattttcgaatggcAATTCATACATTACTCTTACTTAAAGTACCATTATTACCAACACGAGATTATATGTTAAag acatTAACATTAGAGGAATTTGATTGGAGTGTAGAAACTTCAGAAATGTTGCTTCCATTTGCTTGCCCTATGGTAGGTGAAATGAGCGGATATAgccaaagaaaagaattattaaatggcATACTTGAAGGACATTTAACATCAGGTCCTCAATATCTTATGTTTCATCCTGCACAAGAatcatatttagattttatacgcgaaatattttttacaattgctGAAAATTTACCTTCTTTGCAACGTACTAGTATATATGTTTGGTGGTTAAGATTTGAAAGATTACTTATCTTTCTTCAGaaagatgatatattaaaatatgataataa acgaaaaaaattaaaaacaacatTGAaggaattcttgaaaaaagatgaaaatagaaataatttacatttctatAGAGAATATgcattaatagaaaaagaaatgggaaaatttgataattgtgtaaatattttagaaatggcCATTAAATCACAAGATACATGTCCTTCTTTAATTTGTATTCCTGAAGAGAAATCAGcattattaagtttatatcgaacatttattgaaactttacttagtttagaaatttataaagaaacacataaaatattaatattaaatttaatgaaacaaatCATACcagaaacaaatgaaaatcaattattacaagtagaaaaatatttagaaaattgtataCAAACTTTTTTACAAGAAGATTCTTTtgagaatgaagaaaatacatattttctacCAAATTATAAATGTGATACGATTGTATGCtatgcatatttattatacatacaagatcatgatattaataatataacaaatatatttaaaaactgcATAAATCATTACAAGAACCAACATTATATACAA GAAATATTGCAAGAAAGTCAAATAGCACTTTTACAATTACACTgtaaacaaattcaaaatgaaagtcttttaaaaataaaattagatgatATGCTAAATTTAtactcaaataatttttttgctctTTCAGTATTTGCATGTATTGAA AGTGAATTGCCCATATGGAAAAGTAATAGTCGAATTACAAAACTTCAATTATGGAAAGCATTTGCTATGTGCTTAGCAAATCGAAAACGTATTCGTAAGTTACAAGAACTTAAAGATTATGTTAGTATGAATGcagcaattaataaattactctATTTTCATCAAACACTTGCAAA aatatcaacaattaaaaattgcccCCTACTATGGAGATTATATATGCTTCTTCTTAGAGAATATAACTTATgtgagaaaaaaggagaagaagtaTATCACGAAAGTGTTGCATTATGTCCTTGGGCTAgaagtatttatattgatgCAGCTGAAGTTGCACCTCAACTTCTTACACAAATTCAAGATATGATACGGGAAAAGGAATTAAGAATGCATGTTACGCCAGAAGAATTAGATGTTTTACGtggttaa
- the LOC409088 gene encoding uncharacterized protein LOC409088 isoform X2 has translation MDLKAVVVSGEAPESDDDSGIGFPFVRTPNYCGTIISGEAPESDDDGTSLSSVSGAVDAMTCIPEMKIPKSKKCSIKYNSLLHKKLHECNETLDKDLIQMVDGTIGAATQELTTVNKQLLRSELILQEAVSQLRSACNRTKDASNALLQLINENFVSSIKT, from the exons atgGATTTGAAAGCTGTTGTTGTTTCGGGTGAAGCACCAGAATCTGATGATGATAGT ggTATAGGATTTCCATTTGTAAGAACTCCCAATTATTGCGGCACAATTATTTCTGGTGAAGCTCCAGAATCAGATGATG ATGGGACAAGTTTAAGCAGTGTTAGTGGAGCAGTTGATGCTATGACTTGTATACCAGAAATGAAAATaccaaaatcaaaaaaatgttccataaaatataatagtttgcTTCATAAGAAATTAc atGAATGCAATGAAACTTTGGATAAGGATCTTATACAAATGGTTGATGGAACAATTGGTGCTGCCACTCAAGAATTAACAActgttaataaacaattattaagaaGTGAACTTATTCTTCAAGAAGCTGTCTCTCAATTACGTAGCGCTTGCAATCGAACAAAGGATGCTTCCAATGCACTGCTTCaacttataaatgaaaatttcgtatCCTCTATTAAAACCTAA
- the LOC409088 gene encoding uncharacterized protein LOC409088 isoform X1: MDLKAVVVSGEAPESDDDSASIVTGIGFPFVRTPNYCGTIISGEAPESDDDGTSLSSVSGAVDAMTCIPEMKIPKSKKCSIKYNSLLHKKLHECNETLDKDLIQMVDGTIGAATQELTTVNKQLLRSELILQEAVSQLRSACNRTKDASNALLQLINENFVSSIKT; encoded by the exons atgGATTTGAAAGCTGTTGTTGTTTCGGGTGAAGCACCAGAATCTGATGATGATAGTGCAAGTATTGTTAct ggTATAGGATTTCCATTTGTAAGAACTCCCAATTATTGCGGCACAATTATTTCTGGTGAAGCTCCAGAATCAGATGATG ATGGGACAAGTTTAAGCAGTGTTAGTGGAGCAGTTGATGCTATGACTTGTATACCAGAAATGAAAATaccaaaatcaaaaaaatgttccataaaatataatagtttgcTTCATAAGAAATTAc atGAATGCAATGAAACTTTGGATAAGGATCTTATACAAATGGTTGATGGAACAATTGGTGCTGCCACTCAAGAATTAACAActgttaataaacaattattaagaaGTGAACTTATTCTTCAAGAAGCTGTCTCTCAATTACGTAGCGCTTGCAATCGAACAAAGGATGCTTCCAATGCACTGCTTCaacttataaatgaaaatttcgtatCCTCTATTAAAACCTAA
- the LOC724986 gene encoding protein NRDE2 homolog isoform X1 — MEIVGRKKNTTYSPIIGYFAYSEENKSTTSNESNNFLKENDSTSWLYNSSCLEQISSNNFINVSSDSSDETFYLHKEETLYTTTIKKEKLTLDEKKPSIHIKRKKKDKKKNTYEKSEYEKDVKNVYFEDKYKDKGNYAIKTLYSRIRPYYNIKKSSLGFVSHKQLKKYIYERYYVKNIDYIEKNKKKDTIIKRESITNSFQEEEIPSWHIKLEELQKMKTKQYNEKLTNNPNDIQLWFEYVEFQDTLGYFQQYQTTKDIHRAITLKKLAIVEKALEKNLESTILLKLKLSLMGELLPADEFSKQLETFVNKDSGNVTLWQEFIMTTQASVAMCTVPKVLDLYSKCFCILKQKARTNPRIYDERLLQMMYWCLTFLRHTGLWEQMWETMRLNLILNLNLDKDSLSFKKTIDEKKLIGMEEVILMSRLPLNQLWQRTESLRENCHWISVSKNELDLVGDSRRFILPDDVADFVHPILSRNLNFRMAIHTLLLLKVPLLPTRDYMLKTLTLEEFDWSVETSEMLLPFACPMVGEMSGYSQRKELLNGILEGHLTSGPQYLMFHPAQESYLDFIREIFFTIAENLPSLQRTSIYVWWLRFERLLIFLQKDDILKYDNKRKKLKTTLKEFLKKDENRNNLHFYREYALIEKEMGKFDNCVNILEMAIKSQDTCPSLICIPEEKSALLSLYRTFIETLLSLEIYKETHKILILNLMKQIIPETNENQLLQVEKYLENCIQTFLQEDSFENEENTYFLPNYKCDTIVCYAYLLYIQDHDINNITNIFKNCINHYKNQHYIQEILQESQIALLQLHCKQIQNESLLKIKLDDMLNLYSNNFFALSVFACIESELPIWKSNSRITKLQLWKAFAMCLANRKRIRKLQELKDYVSMNAAINKLLYFHQTLAKISTIKNCPLLWRLYMLLLREYNLCEKKGEEVYHESVALCPWARSIYIDAAEVAPQLLTQIQDMIREKELRMHVTPEELDVLRG, encoded by the exons ATGGAAATCgtggggaggaaaaaaaacacgaCATATTCGCCGATAATCGGATATTTCG CTTATtccgaagaaaataaatctacAACATCCAAtgaatcaaacaattttttaaaag AAAATGACTCAACCAGTTGGTTATACAATTCCAGTTGTTTAGAACAAATttcatctaataattttattaatgtctcTTCAGATTCTTCAgatgaaactttttatttgcataaagaagaaactttatatactactactataaaaaaagaaaaacttacattggatgaaaaaaaaccatctatacatattaaaagaaaaaaaaaagataaaaaaaagaatacatatgaaaaatcagaatatgagaaagatgtaaaaaatgtatattttgaagataaatataaagataaggGAAATTATGCTATTAAAACACTTTATTCTCGAATTAGaccatattataatattaaaaagagttCTCTTGGTTTTGTTTCTcacaaacaattgaaaaaatatatttatgaaagatattatgtaaaaaatattgactatatagaaaaaaacaagaaaaaagatacCATTATTAAAAGAGAATCTATTACCAATTCATTTCAAGAAGAAGAGATCCCTTCATGGCACAtcaaattagaagaattacaaaaaatgaaaactaaacaatataacgaaaaattaacaaataatccaaatgatattcaattatGGTTTGAATATGTAGAATTTCAG gatACATTAggatattttcaacaatatcaAACAACAAAAGATATTCATAGAgcaataacattaaaaaagttaGCTATTGTTGAAAAAGctctagaaaaaaatttagaatctacaatcttattaaaattaaagttatctCTTATGGGAGAACTTTTACCTGctgatgaattttcaaaacagCTTGAAACCTTTGTTAATAAAGATTCAGGAAATGTTACTTTATGGCAAGAATTTATTATGACTACCCAAGCTTCAGTAGCAATGTGTACAGTACCAAaagttttagatttatattcaaaatgcttttgtattttaaaacaaaaagctAGGACAAATCCTCGAATATATGATGAACGATTATTac AAATGATGTATTGGTGTTTAACATTTTTACGACATACTGGACTTTGGGAACAAATGTGGGAAACAATGCGTTTAAATCTCattctaaatcttaatttagataaagacagtttatctttcaaaaaaacaatagatgaaaaaaaattaa ttgGAATGGAAGAAGTAATATTAATGTCAAGATTaccattaaatcaattatggCAAAGAACAGAGTCATTAAGAGAGAATTGTCATTGGATTAGCGTCagtaaaaatgaattagatCTAGTTGGCGATTctcgaagatttattttaccAGATGATGTTGCAGATTTTGTTCATCCAATActttcaagaaatttaaattttcgaatggcAATTCATACATTACTCTTACTTAAAGTACCATTATTACCAACACGAGATTATATGTTAAag acatTAACATTAGAGGAATTTGATTGGAGTGTAGAAACTTCAGAAATGTTGCTTCCATTTGCTTGCCCTATGGTAGGTGAAATGAGCGGATATAgccaaagaaaagaattattaaatggcATACTTGAAGGACATTTAACATCAGGTCCTCAATATCTTATGTTTCATCCTGCACAAGAatcatatttagattttatacgcgaaatattttttacaattgctGAAAATTTACCTTCTTTGCAACGTACTAGTATATATGTTTGGTGGTTAAGATTTGAAAGATTACTTATCTTTCTTCAGaaagatgatatattaaaatatgataataa acgaaaaaaattaaaaacaacatTGAaggaattcttgaaaaaagatgaaaatagaaataatttacatttctatAGAGAATATgcattaatagaaaaagaaatgggaaaatttgataattgtgtaaatattttagaaatggcCATTAAATCACAAGATACATGTCCTTCTTTAATTTGTATTCCTGAAGAGAAATCAGcattattaagtttatatcgaacatttattgaaactttacttagtttagaaatttataaagaaacacataaaatattaatattaaatttaatgaaacaaatCATACcagaaacaaatgaaaatcaattattacaagtagaaaaatatttagaaaattgtataCAAACTTTTTTACAAGAAGATTCTTTtgagaatgaagaaaatacatattttctacCAAATTATAAATGTGATACGATTGTATGCtatgcatatttattatacatacaagatcatgatattaataatataacaaatatatttaaaaactgcATAAATCATTACAAGAACCAACATTATATACAA GAAATATTGCAAGAAAGTCAAATAGCACTTTTACAATTACACTgtaaacaaattcaaaatgaaagtcttttaaaaataaaattagatgatATGCTAAATTTAtactcaaataatttttttgctctTTCAGTATTTGCATGTATTGAA AGTGAATTGCCCATATGGAAAAGTAATAGTCGAATTACAAAACTTCAATTATGGAAAGCATTTGCTATGTGCTTAGCAAATCGAAAACGTATTCGTAAGTTACAAGAACTTAAAGATTATGTTAGTATGAATGcagcaattaataaattactctATTTTCATCAAACACTTGCAAA aatatcaacaattaaaaattgcccCCTACTATGGAGATTATATATGCTTCTTCTTAGAGAATATAACTTATgtgagaaaaaaggagaagaagtaTATCACGAAAGTGTTGCATTATGTCCTTGGGCTAgaagtatttatattgatgCAGCTGAAGTTGCACCTCAACTTCTTACACAAATTCAAGATATGATACGGGAAAAGGAATTAAGAATGCATGTTACGCCAGAAGAATTAGATGTTTTACGtggttaa